A single genomic interval of uncultured Pseudodesulfovibrio sp. harbors:
- a CDS encoding transporter substrate-binding domain-containing protein — protein MKIPACISGLIAALFLFCLCGSSSAATDPWKEKPTCVFGMPYMAPAVQSHERGIINEILKTVFEPAGIMLRHENMSYRQAIKSLAAETIDCTLDIVGSGKKLMQGRVTMLFYDLSAAHLKETPWKGVRSLSGKYVAYRYGFNLASLLPVKYTLRQVYSLSSAFLMLEKGQADYALDSDKLLVEAMRESHSYAHHFTISPIKSYEVRPAFAKNEHGRRLRAIYEQRMKQLAESGKLKEILEKNGLDAVEAKRILDTF, from the coding sequence GTGAAAATTCCTGCATGCATATCCGGGCTGATTGCCGCCCTGTTCCTCTTCTGCCTGTGCGGTTCATCATCCGCCGCGACCGACCCGTGGAAGGAAAAACCGACCTGCGTCTTCGGCATGCCGTACATGGCCCCTGCGGTGCAGTCACATGAACGCGGCATCATAAACGAGATTCTCAAGACCGTTTTCGAACCGGCTGGCATCATGCTCCGCCATGAGAACATGTCCTACCGTCAGGCCATCAAATCGCTTGCCGCCGAAACCATCGACTGCACTCTCGACATCGTGGGCAGCGGCAAAAAACTGATGCAGGGACGTGTCACCATGTTGTTTTACGACCTCTCGGCCGCGCACCTGAAAGAAACTCCATGGAAGGGAGTCCGGTCCCTTTCCGGGAAATACGTCGCCTATCGTTACGGCTTCAATCTCGCATCCCTGCTGCCGGTGAAATATACCCTGCGGCAGGTATACTCACTCAGCTCGGCCTTTCTGATGCTCGAAAAAGGACAGGCGGACTACGCCCTCGATTCCGACAAGCTGCTCGTCGAAGCCATGCGGGAATCACACAGCTACGCCCATCACTTCACCATATCTCCGATAAAAAGCTATGAAGTGCGGCCCGCATTCGCAAAAAACGAGCATGGCCGCCGCTTGCGGGCCATATATGAGCAACGCATGAAACAACTGGCGGAATCAGGAAAACTGAAAGAGATTCTGGAAAAGAACGGACTTGATGCGGTTGAGGCAAAACGTATTCTGGACACCTTCTGA
- the pgl gene encoding 6-phosphogluconolactonase has protein sequence MRDFHAFSNAQALSQATAELFIKTARKAVEERGLFTVALSGGSTPKHLFEELAQPACSRDIPWDRTLIFWSDERAVPPDSEHSNYRLANDTLLSRITIPEKNILRIKGELGAQRAAEELERDLTETFGDQGMPRFDFVLLGLGTDGHTASLFPGTEALSATTMTAAVINPPANPQMDRVTFSLPILNNARTVLFMVIGDSKRRIVSEIRSDPTAVERYPAARVSARKTLWFADHAALGKGE, from the coding sequence ATGAGGGATTTTCACGCCTTTTCAAACGCGCAAGCCCTGAGTCAGGCCACAGCAGAACTGTTCATCAAGACCGCCCGCAAGGCTGTCGAAGAACGAGGCCTTTTCACGGTAGCCCTTTCCGGCGGTTCCACACCGAAACACCTCTTTGAAGAGCTGGCGCAACCGGCATGTTCCCGCGATATCCCATGGGACCGGACCCTGATATTCTGGAGCGACGAGCGGGCCGTTCCACCTGACAGCGAACACAGCAACTACCGCCTTGCCAATGACACGCTGCTTTCACGAATCACCATTCCCGAAAAAAACATCCTACGCATCAAGGGAGAACTGGGTGCACAGAGGGCAGCCGAAGAACTGGAGCGCGACCTGACCGAGACCTTCGGCGACCAAGGCATGCCGCGTTTCGATTTCGTGCTGCTTGGACTCGGAACCGACGGGCATACGGCATCCCTTTTTCCGGGAACCGAAGCATTGTCGGCAACCACCATGACAGCGGCGGTCATCAATCCGCCAGCCAACCCGCAAATGGACCGCGTGACCTTCTCGCTGCCGATTCTGAACAACGCACGCACGGTCCTGTTCATGGTCATCGGGGACAGCAAACGCCGAATCGTGTCGGAAATCAGAAGTGACCCGACAGCCGTTGAACGATATCCAGCCGCACGCGTCTCGGCACGGAAGACCCTCTGGTTCGCTGACCATGCGGCACTCGGAAAAGGCGAGTAA
- a CDS encoding class I SAM-dependent methyltransferase translates to MDDYSRFAFLYDTLVGPFLRPIHEAMLKIMTAQGSRTVLDLCCGTGMLAGMAADRGARVVGVDLSPAMLHEGRTKHPAVTFLDGDATSLIFSDNEFDAVLLSFALHEKSRQSGYEILAEAWRVMKPDGVLLIADYRKPPSGQSPWTGVGISLIERMAGREHYAHFKEYMENNGAESYLERIGLLPQPVRTFLHGWAGLYFCDEK, encoded by the coding sequence ATGGACGACTATTCCCGATTCGCATTCCTGTACGACACGCTGGTCGGCCCTTTTCTGCGCCCGATCCATGAGGCCATGCTGAAAATCATGACCGCGCAGGGCAGCCGCACGGTGCTTGACCTGTGCTGCGGCACGGGGATGCTGGCCGGAATGGCGGCGGACAGGGGGGCTCGGGTCGTCGGCGTGGACCTCTCCCCGGCCATGCTGCACGAGGGAAGGACCAAACATCCTGCCGTCACCTTTCTCGACGGCGATGCCACGTCACTGATTTTTTCGGACAACGAATTCGACGCTGTCCTGCTGAGTTTCGCCCTGCATGAAAAATCCCGGCAAAGCGGCTATGAAATTCTCGCCGAGGCATGGCGGGTCATGAAACCGGACGGCGTGCTGCTGATCGCCGATTACCGGAAACCGCCTTCAGGGCAATCCCCGTGGACCGGAGTGGGCATATCCCTGATAGAACGCATGGCGGGCCGCGAGCACTACGCGCATTTCAAGGAGTACATGGAAAACAACGGAGCCGAATCGTACCTCGAACGAATCGGCCTGCTGCCCCAACCGGTCAGGACGTTCCTGCACGGATGGGCCGGACTTTACTTCTGCGACGAAAAATAG
- a CDS encoding glycosyltransferase family 1 protein, producing the protein MKTCIFLPPVQKPTGGVTVLRQMADILHQGGHEACLVMRDKSGWRPEGLADSAPVVDWNAISISSGDIWLVPEGWPNALSPGLEAKACCFSYVQNWAYLFSALPEGVNWNQLPVEFLAVSDPVAHFIKEATHLDAPVIRPGIDRSIFHAPENKKSGTITVAYMPRKNKAAAAQIKSIFEHRVGTDVIRWRPIDGLDAFGVAKALRSSHIFLMTGFPEGCPLPPLEAMACGCLPVGFTGLGGWDYMRQAQDIPRFTPWWPLRPVSWGGNGFWCADGDVLDAALCLEEAVTLLTEGDMALDAILQSGQDTADAYSTEEQRKSVLAVWDAL; encoded by the coding sequence ATGAAAACATGCATTTTCCTGCCGCCAGTCCAGAAGCCCACAGGCGGCGTCACAGTCCTGAGGCAAATGGCCGACATCCTGCATCAAGGCGGACACGAAGCCTGTCTCGTCATGCGTGACAAATCCGGCTGGCGTCCCGAGGGACTTGCCGACTCTGCTCCCGTGGTGGACTGGAATGCCATTTCGATATCAAGCGGCGACATCTGGCTCGTTCCCGAAGGCTGGCCCAACGCGCTTTCGCCGGGGCTGGAAGCCAAGGCCTGCTGCTTCAGCTATGTGCAGAACTGGGCCTACCTTTTTTCCGCTCTCCCGGAGGGCGTGAACTGGAACCAGCTCCCTGTGGAATTTCTCGCCGTGTCCGACCCGGTGGCCCACTTCATCAAGGAGGCCACGCACCTTGATGCGCCCGTCATCCGCCCCGGCATCGACCGCTCCATATTTCATGCGCCGGAGAACAAAAAATCCGGCACCATCACCGTGGCCTACATGCCGCGCAAGAACAAGGCTGCGGCAGCACAGATCAAATCGATTTTCGAACACAGAGTCGGGACGGATGTCATCCGATGGCGTCCCATTGACGGGCTGGACGCCTTCGGCGTGGCAAAGGCCCTGCGCTCCTCGCATATCTTCCTGATGACCGGCTTCCCCGAAGGCTGCCCGCTGCCGCCGCTCGAAGCCATGGCCTGCGGCTGCCTGCCCGTAGGATTCACCGGACTCGGCGGCTGGGACTACATGCGTCAGGCACAGGACATCCCGCGCTTCACCCCGTGGTGGCCGCTTCGCCCCGTATCATGGGGAGGCAACGGGTTCTGGTGCGCGGACGGAGATGTTCTCGACGCCGCACTCTGTCTGGAAGAAGCCGTCACCCTGCTCACGGAAGGAGACATGGCTCTTGACGCCATCCTCCAGTCCGGGCAAGACACGGCAGACGCATATTCCACGGAAGAGCAGAGGAAATCGGTCCTTGCCGTGTGGGACGCATTGTGA
- a CDS encoding glucose-6-phosphate isomerase, with the protein MADILDWTGADLEKLDMNSFEARADEMAERLRAETSAGRLPFLTMPYAAALKEELAELADFLGTFDHMLLLGIGGSALGARALQQAFYPQQDQPGHTGPSLWIADNVDAYALEAYLAKLEPAKTVVVTVSKSGGTIETVGQYFILKEWMQKHLGDAWFEHMLLVTDQEKGFLRGEADEYNIPTLPVPDNLGGRYSVLSAVGLVPALFLGMDIEALMAGAQEVAAPLADPELTGKKLMRHSSFQLAAWGAALLDKGFDEMIFFAYIPLWASFGDWFAQLWAESLGKEGKGSQPVPAIGVTDQHSVNQMFMDGIRNKACLFLTCPSLPAGPKFPSDLPDQFGYVRGKDFGELLQAEGLGTRMALSKNGVPLVELRMGEDGPKQAGKLIALLGAATILTGWLMGINPLDQPAVELGKRLAKARMDADGLTEEKADLNAFLTADRDIREF; encoded by the coding sequence ATGGCAGATATTCTCGACTGGACCGGCGCGGATTTGGAAAAACTGGACATGAACAGCTTTGAGGCCCGGGCCGATGAAATGGCCGAGCGGCTTCGTGCTGAAACTTCGGCAGGCCGTCTGCCGTTTCTGACCATGCCATATGCCGCCGCTCTCAAGGAAGAGCTGGCGGAGCTTGCTGATTTTCTCGGTACCTTTGACCACATGCTGCTGCTCGGCATCGGCGGGTCCGCCCTTGGTGCGCGAGCCTTGCAGCAGGCGTTCTATCCGCAGCAGGACCAGCCCGGGCATACCGGACCGAGTCTCTGGATAGCGGACAATGTGGATGCCTATGCCCTTGAGGCGTATCTCGCCAAGCTCGAACCCGCAAAGACCGTGGTTGTCACCGTGTCCAAATCCGGCGGCACCATTGAAACCGTGGGGCAGTATTTCATTCTCAAGGAATGGATGCAGAAACATCTTGGCGACGCATGGTTCGAGCACATGCTGCTCGTGACCGATCAGGAAAAGGGCTTCCTGCGTGGCGAGGCGGACGAGTACAATATCCCGACGCTTCCGGTGCCGGACAATCTCGGCGGACGTTATTCCGTGCTGTCCGCGGTCGGCTTGGTTCCGGCCCTGTTCCTCGGCATGGACATAGAAGCGCTCATGGCCGGGGCACAGGAAGTGGCGGCCCCGCTTGCCGATCCGGAACTGACCGGGAAGAAGCTGATGCGGCACAGTTCGTTTCAACTGGCGGCATGGGGTGCGGCGCTCCTCGACAAGGGGTTTGATGAGATGATCTTTTTCGCCTACATTCCCCTGTGGGCCAGTTTCGGTGACTGGTTCGCCCAGCTCTGGGCCGAGTCTCTGGGCAAGGAAGGCAAGGGGAGCCAGCCGGTTCCCGCCATCGGCGTCACGGACCAGCATTCCGTGAACCAGATGTTCATGGACGGCATTCGCAACAAGGCGTGTCTGTTCCTGACCTGTCCTTCGCTGCCCGCAGGGCCGAAGTTCCCGTCCGACCTGCCGGACCAGTTCGGATATGTTCGCGGAAAGGATTTCGGAGAACTGCTTCAGGCCGAGGGCCTCGGAACCCGCATGGCGCTGTCGAAAAACGGTGTCCCGCTGGTGGAACTTCGCATGGGCGAAGACGGACCGAAACAGGCAGGAAAGCTGATCGCGCTTCTTGGTGCGGCCACGATCCTGACCGGTTGGCTTATGGGCATCAATCCCCTGGATCAGCCCGCTGTCGAGCTTGGCAAACGGCTTGCCAAGGCACGCATGGATGCGGACGGCCTGACCGAGGAAAAGGCGGACCTCAATGCCTTCCTCACGGCTGACAGGGATATACGGGAGTTCTAA
- the radA gene encoding DNA repair protein RadA, with protein sequence MKTKEAYRCAECGAQSPRWQGQCAACKAWNTLEPITVTKKASAPVGAAAATDKPCLLEDLASENLQARTSGMDSLDDLLGSGLVPGAAILLGGEPGIGKSTLLLQLAGGQARLGHTAVYLSGEESLPQLKSRADRLGLLGPGLLAISTNKVEDALSILDGPDAPELLIVDSVQTLASPLADGIPGSVSQVRAVSAELVEKTKKTGTTLILVGHVTKDGQIAGPKLLEHMVDTVLYLEGDRKHFSRILRVLKNRFGPSDELVVFTMKEQGLEVVEDPATFFLGTRDPGLSGTAMAMAVDGQRPFAVEVQALVSKSFLSIPRRTALGFDTNRLNLLLAVLEKRLRLNLGGYDIYAKISGGLASRDPGLDLAVISAILSSFYDQPLPESSVFWGEIDLNGQVRPVAAHDVRLKQAKRLGHEPVCHSGTCATLSDLQRVLFGKEQ encoded by the coding sequence ATGAAGACGAAGGAAGCATATCGATGTGCCGAGTGCGGCGCACAGTCGCCCCGATGGCAGGGGCAGTGTGCGGCCTGCAAGGCATGGAACACGCTTGAGCCGATTACGGTCACGAAAAAGGCCTCCGCTCCCGTGGGTGCGGCGGCAGCCACGGACAAACCGTGCCTGCTTGAGGATCTGGCTTCGGAAAACCTTCAGGCCCGCACGTCCGGCATGGATTCGCTGGATGACCTCCTCGGCAGCGGGCTGGTTCCCGGTGCGGCCATTCTGCTCGGGGGAGAACCCGGAATCGGCAAGTCCACACTGCTGTTGCAGCTTGCCGGAGGACAGGCCCGCCTTGGTCATACCGCTGTATATCTTTCCGGCGAGGAGTCCCTGCCGCAGTTGAAATCCCGTGCCGACCGCCTCGGTCTGCTCGGTCCCGGCCTGCTCGCCATCTCCACCAACAAGGTCGAAGACGCCCTGTCCATCCTCGATGGGCCTGATGCGCCGGAATTGCTGATCGTGGATTCCGTGCAGACGTTGGCCTCGCCCCTTGCCGACGGCATTCCCGGCTCAGTGAGTCAGGTGCGTGCCGTGTCCGCCGAACTGGTGGAAAAGACCAAGAAGACCGGCACCACCCTGATTCTCGTGGGGCATGTCACCAAGGACGGGCAGATCGCCGGTCCCAAGCTGCTTGAGCACATGGTGGATACGGTCCTGTACCTTGAAGGTGACCGCAAACATTTTTCCCGCATCCTGCGCGTGCTCAAGAACCGTTTCGGCCCCAGTGACGAGCTGGTGGTTTTCACCATGAAGGAGCAGGGGCTTGAGGTGGTGGAAGACCCGGCCACCTTTTTCCTCGGCACGCGCGATCCCGGCCTGTCGGGAACAGCCATGGCCATGGCCGTGGACGGACAGCGGCCTTTTGCCGTCGAGGTTCAGGCGCTGGTCAGCAAATCCTTTCTGTCCATTCCGCGCCGCACGGCACTCGGCTTCGACACCAACCGGCTGAACCTGCTGCTGGCCGTGCTTGAGAAACGGCTGCGCCTCAACCTCGGCGGATACGATATTTACGCGAAGATCAGCGGCGGACTTGCCTCAAGGGATCCCGGACTGGATTTGGCAGTCATTTCTGCCATCCTGTCGTCGTTCTACGATCAGCCGCTTCCGGAATCTTCGGTTTTCTGGGGCGAGATAGACCTCAATGGGCAGGTGCGTCCCGTGGCGGCGCATGATGTCCGGTTGAAACAGGCAAAGCGGCTGGGGCATGAACCGGTGTGTCATTCCGGCACCTGTGCCACCCTGTCCGATTTGCAGCGTGTGCTGTTCGGAAAGGAGCAGTAG